A single genomic interval of Sulfurovum sp. TSL6 harbors:
- a CDS encoding DUF1538 domain-containing protein, with translation MKESLNIFYGDLKNSFKDLLPIIIVVALFQGIIIQAVPENLASIVIGLTIVAVGLALFIRGLELGIFPIGEGLAIEFAKKGSVFWLLLFAFTIGFSTTVAEPALIAIADKAALISNGLIDAFWLRMTVALSVGFAIALGTLRILLGHPIAYYIITGYILVVIVTFFAPREIIGLAYDSGGVTTSTVTVPLVAALGIGLSSSIKGRNPAIDGFGLIAFASLTPMIFVQIYGIIVYNLGESGPAAPVVTEILENTKAVATAYTFSAMDTFMELLGVIKDVAPILTVIFFFQYIIIKKPVAHLHKIATGIIMVILGLYAFIVGLEMGLFPIGETIAFQLTDMGNYLLIYLFAFLIGFSTTMAEPALLAIAIKAEEISEGKIKQNILRMIVALGVAIGIGLGSYRIVAGDPIHYYIIAGYILVIIFTYFAPKYIIPIAYDSGGVTTSTVTVPLVAALGLGLAENLEWCDPLIDGFGLIAFASLFPMLTVMGYGIHAEYYKKKQKVEPSNIEGEAL, from the coding sequence ATGAAAGAAAGTTTAAATATATTTTATGGAGATCTAAAAAATTCTTTTAAAGATCTCCTTCCCATTATCATTGTCGTCGCACTATTTCAAGGTATCATCATCCAAGCTGTACCTGAAAATCTAGCTTCGATTGTCATTGGTCTTACGATCGTTGCAGTAGGATTGGCACTTTTTATCCGTGGTCTTGAACTGGGTATCTTTCCCATAGGTGAAGGGTTGGCTATAGAATTTGCTAAAAAAGGCTCGGTCTTTTGGCTTTTACTTTTTGCTTTTACCATAGGTTTTTCAACTACTGTAGCAGAGCCGGCACTTATAGCGATCGCTGACAAAGCTGCACTTATCTCTAACGGGTTAATAGATGCTTTCTGGCTTCGTATGACAGTTGCACTCTCTGTAGGTTTTGCCATTGCATTAGGAACACTTCGTATCTTGCTTGGACACCCTATAGCTTACTATATCATTACAGGGTACATCTTGGTGGTAATTGTGACGTTTTTTGCCCCTAGAGAGATCATCGGACTGGCTTACGACAGTGGTGGTGTTACCACTTCAACCGTCACCGTACCGCTTGTTGCAGCACTGGGTATAGGTCTATCTTCAAGTATCAAGGGCCGTAACCCTGCCATAGACGGCTTTGGTCTCATCGCTTTTGCATCCCTGACACCCATGATATTTGTACAAATTTACGGTATCATCGTTTACAATCTGGGAGAGTCAGGTCCTGCAGCACCGGTTGTTACAGAAATACTTGAAAATACAAAGGCTGTTGCAACGGCCTATACTTTTTCAGCAATGGATACCTTTATGGAACTTCTGGGTGTGATCAAGGATGTTGCCCCTATTCTCACAGTGATATTCTTTTTTCAGTATATCATTATCAAAAAACCTGTAGCACACTTACATAAGATTGCCACAGGTATCATTATGGTGATCCTGGGTCTTTATGCATTCATCGTAGGACTTGAAATGGGACTTTTCCCTATAGGCGAGACGATAGCCTTTCAACTTACAGATATGGGAAACTATCTCCTTATCTATCTGTTCGCATTCCTTATAGGTTTTTCAACGACGATGGCAGAACCTGCACTATTGGCCATCGCTATTAAAGCAGAAGAGATAAGCGAAGGGAAGATTAAACAAAATATACTTAGAATGATAGTAGCACTTGGTGTTGCTATTGGAATTGGTTTAGGTTCATACCGTATCGTCGCTGGTGATCCTATACACTATTACATCATTGCCGGGTATATATTGGTAATAATCTTTACCTATTTTGCACCAAAATACATTATACCTATCGCCTATGACAGTGGTGGTGTTACCACTTCAACTGTGACTGTACCATTAGTTGCAGCACTGGGCTTGGGATTGGCAGAAAATCTGGAATGGTGTGATCCACTGATAGATGGATTTGGCCTCATAGCTTTTGCCTCATTATTCCCTATGCTTACTGTAATGGGGTATGGTATTCATGCAGAGTATTATAAAAAGAAACAGAAGGTAGAACCATCCAATATTGAAGGAGAAGCGTTATGA
- a CDS encoding transcriptional regulator — protein sequence MKFTALIVIIQDKDEEAAIEAAKKAGAGSVTILHGKNIGLEEKKVFFGLTLEENVSMLLFVLPRKLSLHVMRVLRGEFDLDNPENSGLAFTLPLSHVAGLDTKELHKFEHDIKSMI from the coding sequence ATGAAATTTACAGCACTGATCGTCATCATACAGGATAAAGATGAAGAGGCAGCTATAGAAGCTGCCAAGAAAGCAGGAGCAGGTTCTGTTACTATTTTACATGGAAAGAATATCGGGCTTGAAGAGAAAAAAGTATTCTTTGGTCTCACACTTGAAGAAAATGTCTCTATGCTGCTTTTTGTCTTACCAAGAAAACTCTCACTGCATGTCATGCGGGTACTACGCGGAGAATTTGACTTGGATAATCCGGAAAATAGCGGACTGGCATTTACTTTGCCACTCAGTCATGTAGCAGGCTTAGATACCAAAGAGTTACACAAATTTGAGCATGATATTAAATCGATGATATAA
- a CDS encoding CBS domain-containing protein, translating to MLVENVMTTKDNLVIISAMSTVREALSLMKKHHVRSVIVDKNTEDGAYGLLTFKNLLQSIVAEDGDIDLLNVYDIATTPAFSVSTKLDVKYAARMMVQNSIKRLLVIDNNELYGILTMTDIIGILMDSVE from the coding sequence ATGTTAGTAGAAAATGTAATGACCACTAAAGATAATTTAGTCATAATCTCAGCGATGTCCACGGTAAGAGAAGCCCTTAGTCTCATGAAAAAACATCATGTACGTTCTGTTATTGTAGATAAAAACACAGAGGATGGTGCCTATGGTCTTTTGACCTTTAAAAATCTTTTACAAAGTATTGTTGCGGAAGATGGTGACATTGACCTGCTTAATGTCTATGACATCGCCACAACACCAGCCTTCTCTGTATCTACGAAACTTGATGTAAAATATGCTGCTAGAATGATGGTACAGAACAGTATCAAACGTTTACTGGTCATAGATAACAATGAACTTTACGGTATCCTCACCATGACCGATATTATTGGTATCCTTATGGATAGTGTAGAGTAA
- a CDS encoding HAMP domain-containing sensor histidine kinase gives MRTLKEKVIVLTSYERKSLFSFLAVYLISVFILLAIIGFLFFENNRTSMQNAMKFEMMYQARMLSSSIVMKAMHDDSNSEMDLASQNDFLKHLKHCRFQVGYYNKDKRPIYTEIDDFKVTDQGFFIENGSAYTIIEDKSKHLGVQYIVLKENALSKNVQSLRIKIIGYLVLSFILMGIVGYFLGRLFLRPVREQIESLDNFISDTTHELNTPISAILMTIQSLKDIDPKKLQRLEASAKRLSVMYSSLTYRLEGKVEHSEVLCFSDVVKERVEYVKELIDSKRLHISLDLEPTEVLMPKTSAYRLIDNLLSNAIKYSDVGDHIFITLKDHVLKVKDTGVGIDKKVQDDIFKRYYRENDERGGFGIGLNIVLSICKQYKIKLDLKSRKGEGSTFILTFPTV, from the coding sequence TTGAGAACATTAAAGGAGAAGGTTATCGTTTTAACATCGTATGAGCGTAAATCACTCTTTAGTTTTTTAGCTGTTTATCTGATATCAGTTTTTATATTACTCGCTATCATAGGGTTTCTCTTTTTTGAAAATAACCGTACATCGATGCAGAATGCCATGAAGTTTGAAATGATGTATCAGGCACGTATGTTATCTTCTTCTATTGTGATGAAAGCTATGCATGATGATTCTAACAGTGAGATGGATTTGGCGAGTCAAAATGACTTCTTAAAACATTTAAAACATTGTCGTTTTCAAGTAGGGTACTACAATAAAGACAAAAGACCTATCTACACGGAAATCGATGACTTTAAAGTAACTGATCAAGGCTTTTTCATTGAAAATGGAAGTGCTTATACCATCATAGAAGACAAAAGTAAGCATTTAGGTGTACAGTATATCGTGTTAAAAGAGAATGCACTTTCAAAAAATGTACAGAGTTTACGTATTAAGATCATAGGCTACCTGGTATTATCATTCATACTTATGGGGATAGTAGGATATTTTTTAGGACGTCTGTTTCTGAGACCGGTCAGGGAACAGATAGAGTCATTAGATAATTTTATTTCAGATACCACGCATGAACTCAATACGCCAATTTCAGCCATATTGATGACGATACAGTCTCTTAAAGACATTGACCCTAAAAAATTGCAACGTTTGGAAGCCAGTGCCAAAAGACTTTCTGTGATGTACAGTTCTCTCACCTATAGACTTGAGGGTAAGGTGGAACATTCAGAGGTATTATGTTTTTCTGATGTTGTAAAAGAGAGAGTTGAATATGTGAAAGAACTCATCGATTCTAAACGTCTGCATATCTCACTGGATCTTGAACCTACAGAAGTCTTGATGCCTAAAACATCGGCGTATAGACTCATAGATAATTTACTCTCTAATGCTATCAAATATTCTGACGTGGGAGATCATATTTTTATTACGCTGAAGGATCATGTGTTAAAAGTGAAAGATACGGGAGTTGGTATAGATAAAAAGGTACAGGATGATATCTTTAAACGTTATTATAGAGAAAATGATGAACGTGGCGGTTTTGGCATAGGGCTGAATATCGTACTTTCTATTTGTAAACAATACAAAATAAAATTGGATTTGAAGTCTAGAAAAGGAGAAGGAAGTACATTTATACTTACTTTCCCTACTGTATAA
- a CDS encoding response regulator transcription factor: MKILLLEDDVILQEIMEEFLVEKGYTVESFFDGEKALDSIGSSSYDMLLLDVNVPNIDGFEILSYLREIGNTTPAIYITSLAGVEDLKKGFNIGADDYLKKPFELEELNARIEHIVRLYRLQEEIEFDGMRFIPKAHQIFLKDGVIEMRQKESQVLEYFIRNMGKIISCNEIIENVWDDENIPAHATIRTYIKNLRKMFEKEYFENIKGEGYRFNIV; this comes from the coding sequence ATGAAGATATTATTACTTGAAGATGATGTGATATTACAGGAGATCATGGAGGAATTTCTCGTTGAAAAAGGGTATACTGTAGAGAGTTTTTTTGATGGTGAAAAAGCACTTGATTCGATAGGTTCGAGTTCTTATGATATGCTGCTTTTAGATGTGAATGTACCCAACATTGATGGTTTTGAAATTCTTTCATATTTACGTGAGATCGGTAATACCACACCGGCTATATACATCACCTCTCTTGCCGGGGTAGAGGATCTCAAAAAAGGTTTTAATATAGGTGCAGATGATTACCTGAAAAAGCCTTTTGAACTTGAAGAATTAAATGCCCGGATAGAACATATTGTCAGGCTTTACCGTTTACAAGAAGAGATAGAGTTTGACGGCATGAGGTTCATCCCTAAAGCACATCAAATTTTTTTAAAAGACGGTGTCATTGAAATGAGACAGAAAGAATCACAGGTACTAGAATATTTTATCCGCAATATGGGGAAGATCATTTCTTGCAATGAGATCATAGAAAATGTCTGGGATGATGAAAATATTCCTGCTCATGCGACGATTCGTACGTATATTAAAAATCTGAGAAAGATGTTTGAAAAAGAGTATTTTGAGAACATTAAAGGAGAAGGTTATCGTTTTAACATCGTATGA
- a CDS encoding DUF6726 family protein encodes MPNLKKSTLYAILTLLLLSGCTQIVTAPISVAGSVVGTTVDVAGSAVNAVSGSEDEDENENEED; translated from the coding sequence ATGCCAAATCTTAAAAAATCAACACTCTACGCTATTCTTACCCTATTGCTACTGTCTGGATGTACACAAATAGTAACGGCTCCTATCTCTGTTGCAGGCTCTGTTGTAGGTACGACTGTAGATGTAGCAGGTTCAGCGGTCAATGCAGTTTCAGGCTCAGAGGATGAGGATGAAAATGAGAACGAAGAGGATTAA
- a CDS encoding chorismate mutase has protein sequence MEIKKCSTLEEARHEIDSVDREIVELIAKRNEYIKQIAHFKTSVEEVKAEDRIADVIAHVREQAISLGLSPNLINDLYVRMIDEMVESEISEFKNAQRY, from the coding sequence ATGGAAATTAAAAAGTGTAGCACGCTTGAAGAAGCGAGACATGAGATTGACAGTGTAGACAGAGAGATAGTAGAATTGATCGCTAAACGCAATGAGTATATTAAACAGATAGCACATTTTAAAACCAGTGTAGAAGAGGTCAAAGCAGAGGATAGGATAGCAGATGTGATCGCCCATGTAAGAGAACAAGCTATTTCTCTTGGCTTGTCTCCTAATCTTATCAATGATCTCTATGTAAGAATGATAGATGAGATGGTGGAAAGTGAAATTTCTGAATTTAAGAACGCACAGAGGTATTAA
- a CDS encoding BamA/TamA family outer membrane protein: MKNKKIIFKYLFSIMLLLSSLLNAAEDTNVTKNKKWIFLPYAFSSDATGFAGGISAVKRGLFQPQTRFAATLFTGLPQDVIINEQPDEATFSGGFISFSDFKLPYTDRLFFSFMGLKSYFPKNRYYIEGSHTSDKDNVYISSGDSDFFTTTFRYTLPIGEGVDNPEGLYRLEGGFCVGREDCGGGIPFISGRTSIGIKTFFQTDNTENTELWQDSIWWENGTDLPTWNTNGLRFFLAHDNTDFDVNPSRGYQFQLQYSKDFGWGDSLQSWDFLEFKYNHYIELDTFSFTKQNVLALSMWTGYSFSWDNDTEISPGFDAHRPPMWEGARLGGFNRMRGYDQDRFSDKAAFYVTAEYRAIIDYNPLKDIDWIPAKVDWFQVVLFAEAGRVHDQYNLDLVKDMKYDAGLSIRALVSELPVRFDVAYGEEGTYMWLMAQHPFDF, translated from the coding sequence ATGAAAAATAAAAAAATTATATTTAAATATTTGTTTAGCATCATGCTTCTCTTAAGTAGTCTATTAAATGCGGCAGAAGATACAAATGTAACAAAAAATAAAAAGTGGATTTTTTTACCTTATGCATTTTCCAGTGACGCTACAGGATTTGCAGGTGGGATCAGTGCTGTTAAGAGAGGATTGTTTCAACCCCAAACCAGGTTTGCTGCAACTCTGTTTACTGGTCTGCCTCAAGATGTTATCATCAATGAACAACCAGATGAAGCAACCTTTTCCGGAGGGTTTATTTCTTTTTCTGACTTTAAACTTCCTTACACTGATCGACTCTTTTTTTCCTTTATGGGTTTAAAAAGTTATTTTCCCAAAAACCGCTACTATATAGAGGGCTCACACACCTCAGACAAAGATAATGTCTACATCAGTTCAGGGGATTCAGACTTCTTCACGACTACCTTCAGATATACACTTCCCATAGGAGAAGGAGTAGATAATCCTGAGGGTCTCTACAGACTAGAAGGCGGTTTTTGTGTGGGAAGAGAGGATTGCGGAGGTGGTATACCTTTTATAAGCGGTAGAACTTCTATAGGAATAAAGACATTTTTCCAAACAGACAATACGGAGAATACAGAGTTGTGGCAAGATTCTATTTGGTGGGAAAACGGGACAGATCTACCCACATGGAATACCAATGGTCTAAGGTTTTTCCTTGCCCATGATAATACAGATTTTGATGTTAATCCCTCCAGAGGCTACCAGTTCCAACTGCAATACTCCAAAGATTTTGGCTGGGGAGACTCCCTTCAGAGTTGGGATTTTTTAGAGTTTAAATACAATCACTACATTGAGCTTGATACTTTTTCTTTTACCAAACAAAATGTTCTTGCCCTAAGTATGTGGACAGGTTACTCTTTCTCTTGGGACAACGACACTGAGATCTCTCCCGGGTTTGATGCACATCGTCCCCCTATGTGGGAAGGTGCCAGATTAGGCGGATTCAACAGAATGAGAGGCTATGACCAGGATCGTTTTTCAGACAAAGCAGCCTTTTACGTGACTGCGGAATACAGGGCTATCATCGACTACAATCCTCTAAAGGACATTGATTGGATACCCGCAAAAGTAGATTGGTTTCAGGTCGTTCTCTTTGCAGAGGCAGGACGGGTGCATGACCAATACAATCTTGATCTTGTAAAGGACATGAAATATGATGCGGGTCTCAGCATACGGGCCCTCGTATCGGAGTTACCGGTACGGTTTGATGTAGCATATGGAGAAGAAGGTACGTATATGTGGCTGATGGCACAGCATCCGTTTGACTTTTGA
- the dnaK gene encoding molecular chaperone DnaK yields MAKVLGIDLGTTNSAMAVFENGEAKIIANKEGKNTTPSIVAFTDKGEVLVGESAKRQAITNPEKTIYSIKRIMGLMMSEDKAKEAQEKLPYHIIDRSGACAIEVAGKTYTPQEISAKVLMKMKEDAEAYLGEAVTDAVITVPAYFNDAQRKATKEAGTIAGLNVLRIINEPTAAALAYGLDKKESEQIVVYDLGGGTFDVTALETGDGVVEVMATGGDAFLGGDDFDNKIIDFVANEFKAETGIDVKADVMALQRVKDAAETAKKELSSSTETEINLPFITADASGPKHLVTKITRAKFESLIGDLVASTIKTVQGVLKDAGLNTSDINEVVMVGGSTRVPLVQEEMKKFFSKELNKSVNPDEVVALGAAIQGGVLAGDVKDVLLLDVTPLSLGIETLGGVTTKVIEKGTTIPAKKSQVFSTAEDNQPAVSIHVLQGEREFSKDNKSLGMFELRDIPAAPRGVPQIEVTFDIDANGILTVSAQDKGTGKSQEIKITGSSGLSDEEIEKMVQDAEAHKAEDEKRKEVVEARNQADALVHQTKKSLSDLGENFDATEKASIEAAIEELETILKDDSATKEQIEEKVKALTEKSHKLAEAMYAKEQGGANPEAKKADDDDVIDAEVE; encoded by the coding sequence ATGGCAAAAGTATTAGGAATAGATTTAGGAACAACAAACTCTGCAATGGCAGTGTTTGAAAATGGTGAAGCAAAGATCATCGCTAACAAAGAGGGTAAAAATACGACACCTTCTATTGTTGCATTTACAGATAAAGGTGAAGTACTTGTAGGAGAGTCTGCAAAAAGACAAGCGATCACAAACCCTGAAAAGACAATTTATTCTATTAAAAGAATTATGGGTCTTATGATGAGTGAAGATAAGGCTAAAGAAGCGCAAGAGAAACTTCCTTACCACATTATAGACAGATCTGGTGCATGTGCGATCGAAGTGGCAGGTAAAACCTATACACCACAAGAGATCTCTGCAAAAGTACTTATGAAAATGAAAGAAGATGCAGAAGCATACCTTGGTGAAGCAGTAACAGATGCAGTTATTACAGTACCGGCATACTTCAATGATGCACAAAGAAAAGCAACAAAAGAAGCTGGAACGATCGCAGGACTAAATGTACTTCGTATCATCAATGAGCCTACAGCAGCTGCACTTGCGTATGGGCTTGATAAAAAAGAATCAGAGCAGATCGTAGTTTACGATCTTGGTGGTGGTACATTTGACGTTACTGCACTTGAAACAGGTGACGGTGTGGTTGAAGTTATGGCAACAGGTGGTGATGCATTCCTTGGTGGTGATGACTTTGATAACAAGATCATTGATTTTGTAGCAAATGAATTCAAAGCTGAGACTGGTATCGATGTTAAAGCGGATGTGATGGCACTTCAAAGGGTTAAAGATGCGGCTGAAACAGCAAAAAAAGAGCTTTCATCATCAACTGAAACAGAAATAAACCTTCCGTTCATTACGGCTGATGCATCAGGACCAAAACACTTAGTGACAAAGATCACTAGAGCAAAATTTGAATCACTTATTGGTGACTTGGTAGCAAGTACGATCAAAACGGTTCAAGGTGTACTTAAAGATGCGGGTCTTAACACTTCAGATATCAATGAAGTGGTGATGGTCGGTGGTTCTACAAGAGTACCATTGGTGCAAGAAGAGATGAAAAAATTCTTTAGTAAAGAGCTTAATAAATCTGTGAATCCGGATGAAGTGGTTGCACTTGGTGCAGCTATCCAAGGTGGGGTACTTGCAGGTGATGTGAAAGATGTACTTTTACTTGATGTAACGCCATTGAGTCTTGGTATTGAAACGTTAGGTGGAGTAACAACGAAAGTGATCGAAAAAGGAACAACGATCCCAGCGAAGAAGTCACAAGTGTTCTCAACGGCAGAAGACAATCAACCAGCGGTGAGCATCCATGTACTTCAAGGTGAAAGAGAGTTCTCAAAAGACAACAAATCACTTGGTATGTTCGAGCTTAGAGATATCCCGGCAGCACCAAGAGGTGTACCACAGATCGAAGTCACATTTGATATTGATGCGAACGGTATCCTGACTGTATCTGCGCAAGATAAAGGTACGGGTAAATCTCAAGAGATCAAGATCACTGGTTCGTCTGGACTTTCAGATGAAGAGATCGAAAAAATGGTTCAAGATGCTGAAGCACACAAGGCTGAAGATGAAAAAAGAAAAGAAGTAGTTGAGGCAAGAAACCAGGCGGATGCATTGGTTCACCAAACGAAAAAGTCATTGAGTGATCTCGGTGAAAACTTTGATGCGACAGAAAAAGCAAGTATCGAAGCGGCTATCGAAGAGCTTGAAACTATACTTAAAGATGACTCTGCAACAAAAGAGCAGATAGAAGAAAAAGTAAAAGCATTGACTGAAAAAAGTCACAAGCTTGCTGAAGCTATGTACGCTAAAGAACAAGGCGGTGCAAACCCTGAAGCAAAAAAAGCAGATGATGACGATGTTATCGATGCAGAAGTAGAGTAA
- the grpE gene encoding nucleotide exchange factor GrpE, which translates to MSQENENLEESQAEEVEEQTEVEETAEVDPLEAALAEAADYKDKYLRAHADFENAKKRLEKDKMNAVAYANESFAKDILAVMDSFENALASMEESGDSSEVLEKMKEGVNLTHEQLKKVLEKNHIKAVECEGEFDPEVHQAIMQVESDAHETGEIVQVMQKGYTIKDRVLRPAMVSTCK; encoded by the coding sequence ATGAGTCAAGAGAATGAAAATCTTGAAGAGTCTCAGGCTGAAGAAGTCGAAGAGCAAACAGAAGTAGAGGAGACTGCGGAAGTTGACCCTCTTGAAGCTGCGCTTGCAGAAGCTGCTGACTATAAAGATAAGTATCTCAGAGCCCATGCTGACTTTGAAAATGCTAAAAAACGTTTAGAGAAAGATAAAATGAATGCAGTGGCTTATGCAAATGAGAGTTTTGCAAAAGACATTTTGGCAGTCATGGACTCTTTTGAAAATGCATTGGCATCTATGGAAGAGAGTGGAGACAGTTCTGAAGTCTTAGAAAAGATGAAAGAGGGTGTAAACCTTACGCATGAACAACTGAAAAAGGTTTTAGAAAAAAACCATATCAAAGCAGTTGAATGTGAAGGTGAATTTGATCCGGAAGTACATCAAGCGATCATGCAAGTTGAAAGTGATGCACATGAAACAGGTGAGATAGTTCAAGTGATGCAAAAAGGGTATACGATAAAAGATCGTGTACTCAGACCAGCGATGGTTTCAACCTGTAAATAA
- the rpsO gene encoding 30S ribosomal protein S15, protein MALDQAKKAEIIAKYARGNGDTGSTEVQVALITERIKYLTDHLKTNKKDHSSRLGLLKLVGQRRRLMRYLKNTDLARWNTIKADLGIRN, encoded by the coding sequence ATGGCTTTAGATCAGGCGAAAAAAGCAGAAATTATTGCTAAATATGCTAGAGGAAACGGCGACACAGGTTCAACAGAAGTACAAGTAGCTCTTATTACAGAGAGAATCAAATACTTAACTGATCACCTTAAAACAAACAAAAAAGATCACTCTTCAAGACTAGGACTACTTAAACTAGTAGGTCAAAGAAGAAGACTTATGAGATATCTTAAAAATACAGATCTTGCTAGATGGAACACTATCAAAGCAGATCTTGGTATTAGAAACTAA
- a CDS encoding Rrf2 family transcriptional regulator → MLLTRASEYALLSLDAIRKSDIPIGAEQLANELCIPKSFLAKILQSLAKKGILESRKGAHGGFILAKDVNEISVNDIIFAAEGKSPAVFDCTSYTSTCPNGTIGSCAISPFLINFQTKIDDFLNGLTLGDIL, encoded by the coding sequence ATGCTATTGACCCGTGCAAGTGAATATGCTCTACTCTCTTTAGATGCTATACGAAAATCTGACATTCCTATCGGTGCAGAACAGTTGGCGAATGAACTGTGTATCCCTAAAAGTTTTCTTGCAAAGATTTTACAAAGTCTTGCAAAAAAAGGCATCCTCGAATCACGTAAAGGTGCACATGGCGGATTTATCTTAGCCAAAGATGTGAATGAAATCAGTGTGAATGATATCATTTTTGCTGCTGAAGGTAAATCACCTGCTGTGTTTGACTGTACCAGCTATACAAGTACCTGTCCAAACGGGACCATAGGAAGCTGTGCCATCTCACCTTTTCTGATAAATTTTCAAACGAAGATAGATGACTTTTTAAATGGTTTAACGCTAGGCGACATACTTTAA
- a CDS encoding DHH family phosphoesterase produces MKQHVYHLSHIDLDGYGCQYLSEQCFDTIDCYNANYGPEVPARLGEIVKKIEQDKFLHGDDVEALILITDLNLTTKEGTWIEKEAVRIGAKLQLLDHHATGASAAERFAWYKLDTTRCATLITYDWLQQHYDFDKNSDLASIVKAINAIDIWLSEDTLFEYGKVMLGMISGAREVNRILFPAQDRAFKLSLIEAAKQRVNDENAPIQLDDDLHQIKKSFFRQAENNTKDNLVAFYVTDLLTRDKQRLTITYKGYKGILGYNVGNTSIIGNTCMVENDDYDFYMDVNFRGHFSLRSNNKLDVSAMAAHIGNGGGHPNASGGKIEGYKDSFVYADVRKFVQDYIDKKCE; encoded by the coding sequence ATGAAACAACATGTTTACCACCTCTCCCATATAGATCTTGATGGCTATGGATGTCAATATCTCTCGGAACAATGTTTCGACACCATCGACTGCTATAATGCAAACTATGGTCCTGAAGTACCCGCAAGACTTGGCGAGATTGTTAAAAAGATAGAACAGGATAAGTTTTTACATGGAGATGATGTCGAAGCACTCATTCTCATCACAGACCTCAACCTCACTACCAAAGAAGGTACCTGGATAGAAAAAGAAGCTGTACGTATCGGTGCGAAGCTCCAACTGCTTGATCATCATGCTACAGGAGCAAGTGCTGCAGAACGTTTTGCCTGGTATAAACTTGACACAACACGTTGTGCTACACTGATCACCTATGACTGGCTGCAACAACATTATGACTTTGATAAGAATAGTGACTTAGCTAGCATCGTAAAAGCGATCAATGCCATAGATATTTGGCTTAGTGAGGACACCCTTTTTGAATATGGAAAAGTAATGCTTGGTATGATCTCCGGAGCAAGAGAAGTCAACCGTATTTTATTTCCGGCACAGGACAGAGCCTTTAAACTCTCTCTTATAGAAGCAGCGAAACAAAGAGTCAATGATGAAAATGCACCTATACAACTAGATGATGATCTACACCAGATTAAAAAATCTTTTTTTAGACAGGCAGAGAACAACACCAAAGACAATCTCGTTGCCTTTTATGTCACAGACCTGCTCACAAGAGACAAACAACGTCTTACTATAACCTATAAAGGTTATAAGGGGATACTTGGCTACAATGTGGGCAATACATCCATTATAGGAAATACCTGTATGGTAGAAAATGATGACTATGACTTCTATATGGATGTGAACTTCAGAGGGCACTTTTCACTCAGAAGCAACAATAAACTGGATGTCTCAGCAATGGCTGCTCACATAGGGAATGGTGGGGGACACCCCAATGCAAGCGGTGGAAAGATAGAAGGGTACAAAGATTCTTTTGTCTATGCTGATGTGCGTAAGTTTGTACAGGATTATATCGATAAGAAGTGCGAATAA